One genomic region from Candidatus Chlorobium masyuteum encodes:
- a CDS encoding NADP-dependent isocitrate dehydrogenase, whose protein sequence is MAKTTKIIYTKIDEAPALATYSLLPIIKAFAKGTGVDVEAKDISLAGRILANFPDNLTPDQKIPDYLAELGELALAPEANIIKLPNISASIPQLKAAIKELQSQGYNVPDYPEAPANAAEKEIQTRYAKVLGSAVNPVLREGNSDRRAPLSVKEYAKKNPHKMGAWSSDSKSHVACMSAGDFYGSEKSITLESADNVKIEFVGADGKVTVLKESTPLLAGEIIDASVMNVRSLRGFYADQIADAKQNGVLLSLHLKATMMKVSDPIMFGHAVTVFYKDVFDKHAAVIKELGVNVNNGLGDLYAKIQKLPDAQRAEIEADIQAVYATRPALAMVDSDKGITNLHVPNDIIVDASMPVVVRDSGKMWGPDGKLHDTKAMIPDRCYATMYQEIIEDCKKHGAFNPSTIGSVPNVGLMAQQAEEYGSHNKTFTAPADGTIRVVNKAGNCVLEQKVETGDIFRMCQAKDAPVRDWVKLAVNRARITGAPAIFWLDSKRAHDAEIIKKVTTYLKEHDTTGLDIRILTPVEAMRFSLERIRAGKDTISVTGNVLRDYLTDLFPIIELGTSAKMLSVVPLMNGGGLFETGAGGSAPKHVQQFQKEGYLRWDSLGEFSALAASLEHLAQAFSNDKAQVLAETLDQAIGKFLDNDKSPARKVGQIDNRGSHFYLALYWAEALAAQKKDAELQARFAKAAAQLSGSEAKINEELIAAQGSPVDMGGYYHVDDAKTEKAMRPSATLNAIIDAL, encoded by the coding sequence ATGGCAAAAACAACAAAAATTATTTACACCAAAATTGATGAGGCTCCGGCTCTTGCGACCTACTCCCTTCTTCCAATCATCAAGGCATTTGCCAAGGGTACAGGTGTAGACGTTGAAGCCAAAGATATCTCTCTTGCCGGAAGGATTCTTGCAAACTTCCCTGACAATCTCACTCCTGACCAGAAAATTCCGGATTATCTTGCCGAATTGGGTGAACTTGCGCTTGCGCCTGAGGCAAACATCATCAAGCTGCCGAATATCAGTGCTTCAATTCCCCAGTTGAAGGCTGCAATCAAGGAGCTTCAGAGCCAGGGTTACAATGTTCCCGACTATCCTGAAGCACCTGCAAATGCCGCCGAGAAAGAGATTCAGACCCGCTATGCCAAGGTGCTTGGCAGCGCAGTGAACCCGGTACTTCGCGAAGGAAACTCTGACAGACGGGCTCCGCTTTCAGTCAAGGAGTATGCCAAAAAGAATCCGCATAAAATGGGAGCATGGAGCAGTGATTCCAAATCACATGTTGCCTGCATGAGTGCCGGTGATTTCTATGGCAGCGAGAAGTCCATTACCCTGGAGAGTGCGGATAACGTAAAGATCGAGTTTGTTGGCGCGGATGGCAAGGTTACGGTTCTCAAAGAGAGCACACCGCTGCTTGCCGGTGAGATCATTGATGCCTCGGTCATGAATGTCCGATCCCTGCGCGGTTTTTATGCCGATCAGATTGCCGATGCAAAACAGAACGGCGTTCTTCTCTCGCTGCATCTGAAAGCAACCATGATGAAGGTCTCTGACCCTATCATGTTTGGCCATGCGGTAACGGTGTTCTACAAGGATGTTTTTGACAAGCATGCCGCCGTTATCAAGGAGCTTGGAGTCAATGTCAATAACGGGCTTGGTGATCTCTATGCCAAAATCCAGAAGCTGCCGGATGCACAGAGAGCAGAGATTGAAGCGGACATACAGGCTGTGTACGCTACCCGCCCTGCACTTGCGATGGTTGATTCAGATAAAGGTATTACCAATCTTCATGTACCCAATGACATCATTGTCGATGCATCCATGCCGGTTGTTGTGCGGGATTCAGGCAAGATGTGGGGTCCTGACGGAAAGCTCCACGACACAAAGGCTATGATTCCTGACCGTTGCTATGCAACCATGTACCAGGAGATTATCGAAGATTGTAAAAAACACGGAGCATTTAATCCTTCCACCATCGGAAGTGTTCCGAATGTCGGTCTTATGGCCCAGCAGGCTGAAGAGTATGGTTCACACAACAAGACCTTTACCGCTCCTGCAGATGGAACAATACGGGTTGTCAATAAGGCAGGAAACTGCGTGCTGGAACAGAAGGTCGAAACCGGCGATATTTTCAGAATGTGCCAGGCAAAGGATGCTCCTGTCCGCGACTGGGTAAAACTTGCAGTCAACCGTGCAAGGATCACCGGTGCACCGGCTATTTTCTGGCTCGACAGCAAGCGCGCTCACGATGCAGAGATCATTAAAAAGGTTACAACCTATCTTAAGGAACATGATACCACCGGTCTTGACATCCGGATTCTTACCCCGGTTGAAGCCATGCGCTTCTCTCTTGAGCGGATCAGGGCAGGAAAGGATACCATCTCGGTTACCGGAAACGTTCTTCGCGACTACCTGACCGACCTCTTCCCGATTATCGAGCTTGGTACCAGTGCAAAGATGCTCTCGGTTGTTCCGCTTATGAACGGTGGCGGACTGTTCGAGACCGGTGCAGGCGGTTCAGCTCCGAAGCATGTTCAGCAGTTCCAGAAAGAGGGTTACCTCAGATGGGATTCGCTTGGCGAATTCTCAGCGCTTGCGGCTTCGCTTGAGCACCTTGCCCAGGCATTCAGCAATGACAAAGCGCAGGTTCTGGCTGAAACGCTTGATCAGGCAATCGGAAAGTTCCTCGATAACGACAAGTCACCGGCCCGCAAGGTCGGCCAGATCGATAATCGGGGCAGCCACTTCTACCTTGCGCTCTACTGGGCAGAGGCGCTTGCCGCACAGAAGAAGGATGCTGAGCTTCAGGCCCGTTTTGCCAAAGCCGCAGCACAGCTTTCCGGCAGTGAGGCGAAAATCAATGAGGAGCTGATTGCAGCACAGGGTAGTCCGGTCGATATGGGCGGTTACTACCATGTGGATGACGCGAAGACCGAAAAAGCCATGCGTCCGAGTGCTACACTGAACGCGATCATTGATGCACTCTGA
- a CDS encoding murein L,D-transpeptidase catalytic domain family protein produces MAKRVRTGITIVALLSAIFAGVLLLPEQVSPQAYKAALFALQSYRTLHPEENPRYLAVVDYSKPSYLKRMALIELKTGEQSFFRVAHGKNSGELYAVRFSDTPESNMSSLGLFRVHDTYSGDHGKAVRLEGLDSTVNGNAFMRDIVLHSAGYVSMFTIIENLLTFNGPRIGRSNGCFVVATGDIVEVAKKLENNGFIYVWRAERKRE; encoded by the coding sequence ATGGCAAAGAGAGTCCGTACCGGTATAACTATCGTTGCATTGCTATCCGCTATCTTCGCCGGAGTGCTCCTCCTCCCGGAACAGGTATCGCCGCAGGCTTACAAAGCCGCCCTTTTTGCACTTCAATCATATCGGACGCTCCATCCTGAAGAGAACCCGCGCTACCTCGCGGTGGTTGACTACTCGAAGCCCTCGTACCTGAAACGGATGGCTCTCATTGAGCTGAAAACCGGTGAGCAATCGTTTTTCCGGGTAGCTCATGGAAAAAACTCCGGTGAACTTTATGCCGTCCGATTTTCCGACACTCCGGAATCAAATATGAGCAGTCTCGGACTTTTCAGGGTTCATGATACATACAGCGGAGATCATGGGAAGGCGGTCCGTCTTGAAGGGCTGGACAGCACAGTGAACGGCAATGCATTCATGCGCGATATTGTGCTCCACTCAGCCGGTTATGTCTCGATGTTCACCATCATTGAAAACCTTCTGACCTTCAATGGCCCAAGGATAGGCCGGAGCAACGGCTGCTTTGTGGTTGCAACCGGAGATATTGTCGAGGTTGCAAAAAAACTCGAAAACAATGGATTTATTTATGTGTGGAGAGCAGAGCGGAAAAGAGAATAA
- a CDS encoding ABC transporter substrate-binding protein — protein MKKSLKRPAALLLGLLSLVGVDSTAISAPANIVVADAKTTHHLNLYVAQDLGIFKKYKLDVSIVPVADLAAARDLVVSGQADVFWSCPTVAIAAIANGAPIKIISQVKKPCTSVLLVPKDSPITRLSDLKGKNIAGISPTCESVIALTVAARKNGGQFNLQKLAGGPALAALEARQIDGAILEEPQASIAELKGYKVLFKEAAENIPCRTINARNTFLKSNAKELKTFIKAIGEANALILKNPVAPNIVDIAVKYTGAPVEAIKYGNHRLKFRTTIDQRGLFLLGNELIVLQNIKENPGNRLYADEFRGITWK, from the coding sequence ATGAAAAAAAGTCTTAAAAGACCTGCGGCCTTGTTACTGGGACTATTATCGTTAGTTGGCGTAGATTCAACAGCGATCAGCGCGCCTGCAAACATAGTGGTAGCGGATGCAAAAACAACTCATCATCTCAATCTTTATGTTGCTCAGGATTTGGGGATTTTCAAAAAATATAAGCTGGACGTCTCCATCGTGCCCGTTGCAGATCTGGCTGCCGCAAGAGATCTGGTTGTTTCAGGACAGGCAGATGTATTTTGGTCGTGCCCGACTGTTGCCATTGCTGCTATTGCCAATGGTGCACCGATCAAGATAATCTCTCAGGTCAAAAAGCCCTGCACCTCGGTACTGCTTGTGCCAAAGGATTCACCAATTACCCGTCTTTCGGATCTGAAGGGCAAGAATATTGCCGGTATTTCGCCTACATGCGAATCGGTTATTGCGTTGACGGTTGCGGCAAGGAAAAACGGCGGGCAGTTCAATCTCCAGAAACTGGCCGGAGGCCCGGCACTTGCAGCGCTTGAAGCAAGGCAGATTGATGGTGCTATTCTTGAAGAACCACAGGCCAGTATTGCTGAATTGAAAGGGTACAAGGTGCTCTTCAAGGAGGCGGCTGAAAATATTCCATGCCGTACTATCAATGCACGCAATACGTTTCTGAAAAGCAATGCAAAAGAGCTTAAAACCTTCATAAAGGCGATAGGGGAAGCCAATGCCCTTATTCTCAAAAATCCTGTTGCTCCGAATATTGTCGATATAGCGGTGAAGTATACCGGTGCACCTGTTGAAGCTATCAAGTACGGCAACCACAGGCTTAAATTCCGTACCACAATTGATCAGCGAGGGCTCTTTTTGCTTGGCAATGAATTGATTGTGCTGCAGAATATCAAGGAAAATCCCGGCAATCGTCTCTATGCTGACGAGTTTCGCGGTATTACCTGGAAGTAG
- a CDS encoding substrate-binding domain-containing protein yields the protein MPLAGITLALVIFGVYVAFQAPRKELPVKTMIGHNGSPLLAFLYATGEGAEGRNVFTSSKFSSSSDVGYALLSGTIHAGFIEPEKALELSRLSGFEKLLVLGKVTFPYGVTVITKKGSSLRLQDINGHHIGVPSDNPALLEEFTKAVSKYPLQLNQVDYRFLPADAIIPALDSGKIEGAIVKGSKAVIAISDGHNILFQKWDMEPGNECCPPVIDQLEFVLVAQKNNQALNSELVKILGRSAALSPSVLREALSRTEHVPETLFADLPLASFEVADNQLLQLFSRHSGRDHHKKSGPAHHAVP from the coding sequence TTGCCATTAGCTGGCATAACGTTGGCGCTTGTTATTTTTGGTGTTTATGTTGCTTTTCAGGCACCCCGGAAAGAACTTCCAGTCAAAACCATGATTGGTCATAACGGTAGTCCGCTGCTTGCATTTTTGTATGCAACAGGAGAAGGTGCTGAAGGCCGAAATGTCTTTACATCCAGCAAGTTCAGCTCTTCGTCCGATGTTGGCTATGCCTTGCTCTCAGGAACTATTCATGCCGGTTTTATTGAGCCGGAAAAGGCTCTTGAGCTTTCCCGGTTAAGCGGCTTTGAAAAACTTTTGGTATTGGGAAAAGTGACGTTTCCCTATGGTGTTACCGTTATTACGAAAAAAGGATCATCCCTCCGTTTGCAGGATATAAACGGGCATCATATTGGCGTACCATCGGATAATCCGGCTTTGCTGGAAGAGTTTACGAAGGCGGTCAGCAAGTATCCGCTTCAACTGAACCAGGTTGATTATCGATTTTTACCGGCGGATGCGATCATACCTGCCCTTGATTCCGGAAAAATCGAAGGTGCGATTGTCAAAGGATCAAAAGCGGTGATTGCCATAAGTGACGGGCATAATATTCTTTTTCAGAAGTGGGATATGGAGCCGGGAAACGAGTGCTGCCCACCGGTTATTGATCAGCTTGAGTTTGTATTGGTTGCGCAGAAAAATAATCAGGCTCTCAATAGTGAGCTGGTGAAAATTCTCGGCAGATCGGCGGCATTGAGCCCCTCCGTTTTAAGAGAGGCGCTATCGAGAACGGAACATGTTCCTGAAACTCTCTTTGCTGATCTCCCCCTGGCATCCTTTGAGGTGGCTGATAATCAATTACTCCAACTTTTTTCACGGCATTCCGGGCGGGATCACCATAAAAAGAGCGGCCCGGCTCATCATGCGGTACCTTGA
- a CDS encoding ABC transporter permease yields the protein MQVEQQYGSKGFGLLTRASGLFLKNSFGSIFSREFIKVLIPLLVLWEVIPRFEILPRTLAPTLSDVALAFWDMVLNKALFLHILFSLGKFLAGLLIAVLTAIPIGIFMGWNLPIRKHTLPLFQMLAPIPPPAWVPLTIIIFGIGLPMQIYLIFLGAFYPILFNTYQAIKDTDPRYLSSARVFGASELTLICNVYFWHALGSIIMSVKTGVAIALVMLVIAEMYGGRSGIGYLLVEAKEFFQIPSMVVCMLVLGIIGWFSIEILKFAELKLALWKVGR from the coding sequence ATGCAAGTTGAGCAGCAATATGGGTCGAAAGGATTTGGTTTGCTGACAAGAGCGTCAGGGCTTTTTTTGAAAAACTCGTTCGGGAGCATTTTTTCACGTGAGTTTATCAAAGTGCTCATTCCGCTTCTTGTTCTTTGGGAGGTGATTCCACGGTTTGAGATCCTTCCTCGTACACTTGCCCCAACACTGAGCGATGTTGCTCTGGCTTTTTGGGATATGGTGTTAAACAAGGCTTTGTTTTTGCACATTCTCTTCAGTCTCGGCAAATTTCTTGCCGGTCTTTTGATTGCAGTACTCACCGCCATTCCAATCGGCATATTCATGGGGTGGAATCTTCCCATACGCAAGCACACGTTGCCTTTGTTTCAGATGCTTGCCCCTATACCTCCTCCGGCATGGGTACCGCTCACCATTATTATATTCGGAATAGGTCTTCCCATGCAGATCTACCTGATTTTTCTCGGGGCGTTTTATCCGATTCTCTTCAATACCTACCAGGCAATAAAAGATACCGATCCCAGATATCTCTCATCAGCCAGGGTGTTCGGTGCAAGTGAATTGACCTTGATCTGTAACGTCTATTTCTGGCATGCACTTGGCTCCATTATCATGAGCGTAAAAACCGGAGTGGCCATTGCTCTTGTGATGCTTGTGATTGCTGAAATGTATGGTGGACGCAGCGGGATCGGTTATTTGCTGGTTGAGGCAAAAGAGTTTTTCCAGATTCCGTCAATGGTGGTCTGTATGCTGGTGCTTGGTATCATTGGTTGGTTTTCAATAGAAATTTTAAAATTCGCAGAGTTGAAACTTGCGTTATGGAAGGTGGGGAGATGA